One genomic region from Streptomyces sp. NBC_01304 encodes:
- a CDS encoding TetR/AcrR family transcriptional regulator, with protein MAGRAAEPEVIWARPERTGRGPKPAYSRADIAATAVRIADAGGIDAVSMRRVAADLGCGTMSLYNYVPRKEDLYELMVDAVSAEYDFAGQPTGDWRADMMALGRQARALMHRHPWLPRLMTAAYASSPRTLRFLEHCLTVLDGLDAPAGTKMELIAMVNGSVMTYVVNEFAMAERSRALPWSEEQEQAVRGAYMARALAAGEYPRLAALFTQGPPPGDAEESFERMLRRVVDSFGGGR; from the coding sequence ATGGCGGGCCGAGCGGCCGAACCCGAAGTGATCTGGGCGCGCCCCGAGCGCACCGGGCGTGGCCCGAAACCCGCGTACAGCCGGGCCGACATCGCGGCCACGGCGGTGCGCATCGCGGACGCGGGCGGCATCGACGCGGTCTCCATGCGACGCGTGGCGGCCGACCTGGGCTGCGGCACCATGTCGCTCTACAACTACGTGCCGCGCAAAGAGGACCTGTACGAGCTGATGGTCGACGCCGTCAGCGCCGAGTACGACTTCGCGGGACAGCCCACCGGGGACTGGCGCGCCGACATGATGGCGCTCGGCCGGCAGGCCCGCGCGCTCATGCACCGCCACCCCTGGCTGCCCCGCCTGATGACGGCCGCGTACGCCTCCAGTCCCCGCACGCTGCGGTTCCTGGAGCACTGCCTGACCGTCCTGGACGGCCTGGACGCGCCGGCCGGGACGAAGATGGAGCTCATCGCGATGGTCAACGGCTCGGTGATGACGTACGTCGTCAACGAGTTCGCCATGGCCGAGCGGAGCCGCGCCCTGCCGTGGTCCGAGGAGCAGGAACAGGCCGTGCGCGGGGCGTACATGGCCCGCGCCCTGGCGGCGGGGGAGTACCCGCGGCTCGCGGCACTGTTCACGCAGGGGCCGCCGCCCGGGGACGCGGAGGAGTCGTTCGAGCGGATGCTTCGGCGGGTGGTCGATTCGTTCGGGGGCGGGCGGTAG
- a CDS encoding ABC transporter permease produces MPLPALAASALLPVNVTLGAVLAVLLVVAVAVAAFARLAPDAGRGRAREIAVAGVRAALQLAAVSLLIGWVVRHVPALLGFLLLMYAVAVRTAGRRITPNSTWWWAALPIAAGVAPVVAALLLTGLVPVKGITLIPVTGILIGGALTVTVLAGRRALDELHTRRGEVEAGLALGLTDAEARLEVARPAASDALLPGLDQTRTVGLVTLPGAFVGMLLGGASPVQAGAVQLFVLVALLAVQAVAVAVVLELVARGRLHRDGSRS; encoded by the coding sequence GTGCCCCTGCCTGCGCTCGCCGCCTCCGCGCTGTTGCCCGTCAACGTCACGCTGGGGGCGGTCCTCGCCGTCCTCCTCGTGGTCGCCGTCGCGGTGGCGGCCTTCGCGCGGCTCGCGCCGGACGCGGGGCGCGGACGGGCCCGGGAGATCGCGGTCGCCGGGGTGCGGGCCGCGCTGCAACTCGCCGCCGTCTCCCTGCTCATCGGCTGGGTCGTCCGGCACGTCCCGGCGCTGCTCGGCTTCCTGCTCCTGATGTACGCCGTCGCCGTGCGCACCGCCGGACGCCGCATCACCCCCAACTCCACCTGGTGGTGGGCGGCCCTGCCGATCGCCGCGGGGGTCGCACCCGTGGTCGCCGCGCTGTTGCTCACCGGGCTCGTCCCCGTCAAGGGCATCACCCTCATCCCCGTCACCGGCATCCTGATCGGCGGGGCGCTCACCGTGACCGTGCTCGCGGGACGGCGCGCCCTCGACGAGCTGCACACCCGGCGCGGCGAGGTGGAGGCGGGGCTCGCCCTCGGCCTGACCGACGCGGAGGCCCGCCTCGAAGTCGCCCGCCCCGCAGCCTCCGACGCCCTCCTGCCGGGCCTCGACCAGACCCGGACCGTGGGCCTGGTGACGCTGCCCGGCGCCTTCGTGGGGATGCTGCTCGGCGGGGCCTCGCCGGTGCAGGCGGGCGCGGTCCAGCTGTTCGTCCTGGTCGCGCTGCTCGCGGTGCAGGCGGTGGCGGTCGCGGTGGTGCTGGAGCTGGTGGCTCGGGGGCGGCTGCACCGGGACGGGTCCCGCTCCTAG
- a CDS encoding type ISP restriction/modification enzyme, whose protein sequence is MLGVTHDDAPLLADLMPWSVAPVRLGRSWPMAPDAASLRARWDALLRAEGAAREELLRPSRSRTLQSSVAQLPGQRSGTGRLARESGPCPEPVRVLHGPFDEQWLIPDHRLIDAARPELWRVADPHQLFLVEPGQVPGSTGPALVATGLLPGGTSRTESGGGRSPAGRPGRIRPLYRRLDGVEPNLAPGLLDLLGERYGTEVSAEQFLTWTLATARQTPAGCRVPLPVDPELWAHGVELGHRLLWLQLRSGERPKLPGGRRPYVRATLPARPTELLYDREEETLQIGEGRISPVPPGAWDFHVSGVRVLEAWFERRTHPGEPGTLDAIRPASWPQAWTSELLELITVLALLAELRPRQEELGNALDKQLGTAELRKAGVLPVPETARRPASVLDHHEEGPDGQFALL, encoded by the coding sequence ATGCTGGGCGTGACGCACGATGACGCGCCGCTGCTCGCGGACCTGATGCCGTGGTCGGTCGCACCCGTGCGGCTCGGCCGTTCCTGGCCGATGGCGCCGGACGCGGCATCGCTGAGGGCGCGTTGGGACGCACTGCTCCGCGCCGAGGGCGCGGCCCGCGAGGAGCTGCTGCGGCCGAGCAGGTCGCGCACCCTGCAGAGCTCGGTCGCCCAACTCCCCGGCCAACGCAGTGGAACGGGCCGCCTCGCCCGTGAGTCGGGCCCCTGCCCCGAGCCGGTGCGGGTGCTGCACGGGCCCTTCGACGAGCAGTGGCTGATACCCGACCACCGTCTGATCGACGCCGCCCGCCCCGAGCTGTGGCGGGTAGCGGACCCGCACCAGCTGTTCCTCGTCGAGCCGGGCCAGGTGCCCGGGTCCACCGGCCCCGCCCTCGTCGCCACCGGGCTGCTGCCGGGGGGCACCTCCCGGACGGAGTCTGGGGGCGGGCGCTCCCCCGCGGGCCGGCCGGGGCGGATCCGGCCCCTGTACCGGCGGCTCGACGGCGTCGAGCCGAATCTGGCCCCGGGACTGCTCGACCTCCTCGGCGAGCGGTACGGCACCGAGGTGAGCGCCGAGCAGTTCCTCACGTGGACGCTGGCCACGGCCCGGCAGACGCCCGCAGGCTGCCGGGTGCCGCTGCCAGTCGACCCCGAACTGTGGGCGCACGGCGTCGAGTTGGGCCATCGCCTCCTCTGGCTCCAGCTGCGGTCCGGCGAGCGCCCGAAGCTCCCGGGCGGGCGCCGCCCCTATGTGCGCGCCACACTCCCCGCACGGCCCACGGAGTTGCTGTACGACCGCGAGGAGGAGACCCTGCAGATCGGCGAGGGCCGCATCTCGCCCGTGCCGCCCGGCGCCTGGGACTTCCACGTGAGCGGGGTGCGGGTGCTCGAAGCGTGGTTCGAGCGGCGTACGCACCCCGGGGAGCCAGGCACGCTCGACGCGATCCGGCCCGCTTCCTGGCCCCAGGCCTGGACTTCCGAGCTCCTTGAGCTGATCACCGTGCTGGCACTTCTTGCCGAACTCCGGCCCCGGCAGGAGGAGTTGGGAAACGCCCTCGACAAGCAGCTCGGCACGGCGGAGTTGCGCAAGGCGGGCGTGCTTCCGGTACCGGAGACGGCCCGGCGGCCGGCCTCGGTGCTCGACCACCACGAGGAGGGCCCGGACGGGCAGTTCGCCCTGCTCTAG